aatgtcctcaatgtcccctgtgtccccagtgtccccaatgtctccaatgtccccagtgtccccaatgtccccaatgtccccaatgtccccagtgtccccagtgtctccaatgtccccaatgtcctcagtgtcccccgtgtccccattcaccccaatgttcccaatgtccccagtgtccccaatgtcccctgtgtcccctgtgtccccagtgtcccctgtgtccccagtgtccccaatgtccccaatgtccccaatgtccccagtgtcctcagtgtccccaacacctgcaatgtccccagtgtccccagcactcTCCAGGTGCTCCAtgacctcagtgtccccagtgtccccaatgtccccagtgctgggcaggctCTTGGAGACCCCTCAgtgctcagtgtccccaatgtccccagtgtccccaatgtccccagtgtccccaaatgtccccaatgtccccgatgtcctcagtgtccccaatgtccccaacacctgcaatgtccccaatgtctccaatctcctcagtgtccccagtgtccccaaagtctccaatgtccccagtgtctccaatgtccccaatgtctccaatgtcccctgtgtccccaatgtccccaatgtcccctgtgtccccagtgtcccctgtgtccccagtgtccccaatgtccccaatgtcccctgtgtccccagtgtccccaatgtccccaatgtcccctgtgtccccagtgtccccagtgtctccaatgtccccaatgtcctcagtgtcccccgtgtccccattcaccccaatgtctccaatgtccccaaagtctccaatgtccccagtgtccccaatgtccccagtgtccccagtgtccccaatgtcccctgtgtccccagtgtcccctgtgtccccagtgtccccaatgtccccaatgtccccaatgtccccaatgtccccagtgtcctcagtgtccccaacacctgcaatgtccccagtgtccccagcactcTCCAGGTGCTCCAtgacctcagtgtccccagtgtccccaatgtccccagtgctgggcaggctCTTGGAGACCCCTCAgtgctcagtgtccccaatgtccccagtgtccccaaatgtcccctgtgtccccaaatgtccccaatgtccccgatgtcctcagtgtccccaatgtccccaacacctgcaatgtccccaatgtctccaatctcctcagtgtccccagtgtccccaaagtctccaatgtccccagtgtccccaatgtcctcagtgtccccaatgtccccgatgtccccaatgtccccagtgtccccaatatccccaatgtccccagtgtccccaatgtccccagtgtccccaacacctccagtgtccccagcactCTCCAGGTCCTCCGCGACcacaatgtcctcaatgtccccattgaccctgatgtccccagtgtccccagtgtccccattcaccccaatgtccccaatgtccccaatcccattttttcccaattcccctccattttttctcaaatttccaCCGATTTTCCTCATTCTTTCACCgttttttctcaaattttctccaatttttttcccaaattttttcctCAATGTCCCcgacatccccaatgtccccaacgtccccagtgtccccaatgtccccaatcccattttttcccaattttccactgattttcctcattttttcaccgtttttcctcGTTTTTCCACCGTTtgttctcaatgtccccaatcccattgttttctcaaatttccaaagattttcctcattttttcatcGTTTTTTCTcgctttttcactgttttttctccgatttttttccaaattttttcctcaacgtccccaatgtccccaatgtccccaatcccattttttcccaattttccactgattttcctcattttttcgcCGCTTCTCCTCGTTTTTCCACCGTTtgttctcaatgtccccaatgtccccaatcccattgtTGTCTGAAATTTCCAaagattttcctcattttttcaccgttttttctcgctttttcactgttttttctcccgttttttttccaaattttttcctcaacgtccccaatgtccccaatgtccccaatcccattttttcccaattttccactgattttcctcattttttcgcCGCTTCTCCTCGTTTTTCCACCGTTtgttctcaatgtccccaatcccattgttttctcaaatttccaaagattttcctcattttttcatcGTTTTTTCTcgctttttcactgttttttctcccgttttttttccaaattttttttctcaacgtccccaatgtccccgacgatgtcccctgtgtgtccccaggtctCGACGGCCTCATGGAGCGCTGTGCCCAGTACAAGAAGGACGGCGCCGACTTTGCCAAGTGGCGCTGCGTGCTCAAGATCACGGCGCACACGCCCACGCGCCTCGCCGTCATGGAGAACGCCAACGTGCTGGCGCGCTACGCCAGCATCTGCCAGCAGGTCACAccctgtccccaactgtccccaggggtccccaggggagctgcagggcaggtgacaccaagaggtggcatctggagggggtttggtggcatctagagggggtttggtggcatctaggcTGGGTTCTGTGGCACCTGGAgaaggtttggtggcatctagagagggtttggtggcatctagagggggtttggtggcatctaggcTGGGTTCTGTGGCGCCTGGAGAAGGTTTGATGGCATCTAGAGAGGGTTTGCTGGGACTTAAGCATGGTTTGGTGGCACTtggagagggtttggtggcatctagagggggtttggtggcatctagagagggtttggtggcatctggacagggtttggtggcatctagagggggtttggtggcatctagaggggTTTTAATTGAtctggagggggtttggtggcatctagagggggtttggtggcatctagagggggtttggtggcatctagaggggGTTTAATGCATCTGGAGAGGGTttggtgacacttagggatggtttggtggcatctagacagggtttggtggcacctggagagggtttggtggcatctagagaggGTTTAATGgatctagagggggtttggtggcatctagacagGGTTTGGTGGCACCTCAGTGCCCTGGGCTCCCCTGCTgttgtccccatcgtgtccccatcgtgtccccatcgtgtccccaatgtcccctggttGCTGacgtgtccccgatgtcccctcggtgtccccagaatggcattgtccccatcgtgtccccaccgtgtccccaatgtccccatcgtgtccccagAACGGCattgtccccatcgtgtccccagtgtccccatcgtgtccccaatgtccccaatgtccccagtgtccccatcgtgtccccaatgtccccatcgtgtccccagtgtctgacatgtccctgttgtcccctcggtgtccccagaacagcattgtccccattgtccccggtgtccccatcgtgtccccgatgtccccaatgtccccaatgtccccagtgtccccatcgtgtccccatcgtgtcccccaatgtccccagaacggcattgtccccatcgtgtccccgcTGTCTCAcatgtccccgttgtcccctcgGTGTCTCCAGAATGGCattgtccccatcgtgtccccaatgtcccccatgtccccagaacggcattgtccccatcgtgtccccatcgtgtccccatcgtgtccccaatgtccccaatgtccccaatgtccccagtgtccccatcgtgtccccatcgtgtccccagtgtccccatcgtgtccccattgcccccagtgtccccgctgtctcacgtgtccccagtgtcccctcggtgtccccagaatggcattgtccccatcgtgtccccaccgtgtccccaatgtccccatcgtgtccccagAACGGCattgtccccatcgtgtccccaatgtccccatcgtgtccccagtgtctgacatgtccctgttgtcccctcggtgtccccagaacagcattgtccccattgtccccagtgtccccatcgtgtccccaatgtccccaatgtccccaatgtccccagtgtccccatcgtgtccccatcgtgtccccatcgtgtcccccaatgtccccagaacggcattgtccccatcgtgtccccatcgtgtccccaatgtccccatcgtgtccccatcgtgtccccgcTGTCTcacgtgtccccaatgtcccctcggtgtccccagaaCGGCattgtccccatcgtgtccccgcTGTCTcacgtgtccccaatgtcccctcggtgtccccagaaCGGCATTGTCCCCATCGTGGAGCCCGAGATCCTCCCGGACGGTGACCACGACCTCAAGACGTGCCAGTACGTCACCGAGAAGGTCGGTGCcacccccagagtgtccccaagtgtccccagggggGGCGGGGTGACACGGGGAGGTGGCATCTGAGGGAGTTTGGTGGCGTCTCCAGAGGGTTTGGTGCCATCCGGAGGTGGCAtctgagggggtttggtggcacctgggtggCTTTGAGtcccctccaggtgtccccaagctgtcccggTGTCACCTCCTGGTGTCCTGTGGTGGTTGGTGACGCCAGGAGGTGGCACCTGGACAGGGGATGGTGGCAcctgagggggtttggtggcacctggatAGGAGTTGgtggcacctgctgtgtccccagtgctgtccccgatgtccctggattgtccccagtggtgtccccagtgatgtccccaggtgctggcagccgtgTACGGGGCCCTCAGTGaccgatgtccccaatgatgtcccaatgtccccaatgtccccagtgtccccaatgtccccagtgatgtccccaatgtccccaatgtccccaatgatgtccccaatgtccccagtgtccccaatgtccccaacgatgtccccaggtgctggcagccgtgTACGGGGCCCTCAGTGAccgatgtccccagtgatgtccccaatgtccccaatgtccccagtgatgtccccaatgtccccagtgtccccaatgtccccaatgatgtccccagtgatgtccccaatgtccccaatgatgtccccaatgtccccagtgtccccagtgtccccaatgtccccaatgtccccaatgtccgcaggtgctggcagccgtgtacaaggcgctcagtgaccgatgtccccaatgtccccagtgtccccaatgatgtccccaatgtccccaatgatgtccccaatgtccccaatgtccccaggtgctggcagccgtgTACAAGGCGCTCAGTGACCGATGTCCCAatgatgtcccaatgtccccaatgtccccaatgatgtccccaatgtcgccaggtgctggcagccgtgtacaaggcgctcagtgaccgatgtccccaatgatgtccccaatgtccccaatgtccccaatgatgtccccaatgatgtccccaatgtccccagtgatgtccccaatgtccccagtgtccccagtgtccccagtgtccccaatgatgtccccaatgtccccaggtgctggcagccgtgTACAAGGCGCTCAGTGACCGATGTCCCAatgatgtcccaatgtccccaatgtccccaatgatgtccccaatgatgtccccaatgtccccaggtgctggcagccatgtacaaggcgctcagtgaccgatgtccccagtatccccaatgtccccaatgtccccaatatccccaatgtccccaatgatgtccccaatgtccccaggtgctggcagccgtgTACAAGGCGCTCAGTGACCGATGTCCCAatgatgtcccaatgtccccaatgtccccagtgatgtccccaatgtccccaatgatgtccccaggtgctggcagccgtgtacaaggcgctcagtgactgatgtccccaatgtcccaatgtccccaatgtccccaatgatgtccccaggtgctggcagccgtgtacaaggcgctcagtgaccaatgtccccaatgatgtccccaatgtccccaatgtccccaggtgctggcagccgtgtacaaggcgctcagtgaccgatgtccccaatgtcccaatgtccccaatgtccccaatgatgtccccaggtgctggcagccgtgtacaaggcgctcagtgaccgatgtccccagtgtccccaatgtccccaatgtccccaatgatgtccccaatatcccaaatgtccccaatgtccccaatgtccccaatgatgtccccaggtgctggcagccatgtacaaggcgctcagtgaccgatgtccccaatgtcccaatgtccccaatgtccccaatgatgtccccaggtgctggcagccgtgTACAAGGCGCTCAGTGACCACCACGTGTACCTCGAGGGGACGCTGCTGAAGCCCAACATGGTGACAGCGGGACACGCCTGTGCCACCAAGTACAGCCCCGAGGAGATCGCCATGGCAACGGTCACCGCGCTGCGACGCACCGTGCCACCCGCCGTGCCgggtcagtgtcacctcagtgtcacctgtgtgtcattgtcattgtcacctctgtgtcattATGTCATTGTCATTGTGTTATTGTCACTgttattgtcactgtcactgcgtGCCATGGCAACGGTCACCGTGCTGCGACGGACCGTGCCACCCGCCGTGCCAggtcagtgtcactgtcacccgtgtgtcacctgtgtgtcattgtcattgtgattgtcattgtcacctctgtgtcattgtgtcattgtcactgtcactgtgtgccaTGGCCACGGCCAccgccctgcacaggacagtgcCACCAGCCGTGCCAggtcagtgtcactgtcacctgtgtgtcattgttaTTGCGccattgtcactgtgtcactgtcactgtgccaTGGCCACGGTCACCGCCCTGAGAAGGACGGTGCCACCCGCCgtgccaggtcagtgtcacctcagtgtcacctcagtgtccccgCAGGGATCACGTTCCCGTCGGGGGGTCAGAGGGAGGAGGAGCCTCTCTGAACCTCACCGCCACCaaccgctgtccccaatgtccccaatgtccccgagccatcccagtgtccccagattgTTCTAACAGTGTCGCAGTGATGTCACAGTGATGTCACAGTGATGTCACAGTGGTGTCacagtgtcccctccatgtccccgcAGGGATCACGTTCCTGTTGGGTGGCCAGAGTGAGGAGGAGCCTCCATCAACCTCAACGCCACCaaccgctgtccccaatgtccccaatgtccccgagctgtgtctgagctgtgtcactgtccccaggctgtgtcactgtccccaggctgtcccagtgtccccaggctggtgtcacagtgtcccctcaatgtccccgcaGGGATCACATTCCTGTCGGGTGGCCAGAGTGAAGAAGAGGCCTCCATCAACCTCAACGCCATCaaccgctgtccccaatgtccccaatgtccccgagctgtgtctgagctgtgtcactgtccccaggctgtcccagtgtccccaggctggtgtcacagtgctgtccccaggctggtgtcacagtgctgtccccaatgtccccgcaggGATCACGTTCCTGTCGGGTGGCCAGAGTGAGGAGGAGCCTCCATCAACCTCAACGCCACCaaccgctgtccccaatgtccccagtgtccccgagctgtgtctgagctgtgtcactgtccccaggctgtcccagtgtccccaggctgtcccagtgtccccaggctggtgtcacagtgctgtccccaggctggtgtcacagtgctgtccccaatgtccccacagggatCACGTTCCTGTCGGGTGGCCAGAGTGAAGAAGAGGCCTCCATCAACCTCAACGCCACCaaccgctgtccccaatgtccccaatgtccccgagctgtgtctgagctgtgtcactgtccccaggctgtgtcactgtccccaggctggtgtcacagtgctgtccccaggctggtgtcacagtgctgtccccaatgtccccacagggatCACGTTCCTGTCGGGTGGCCAGAGTGAAGAAGAGGCCTCCATCAACCTCAACGCCATCAACCGCTGTCCGCTGCCGCGTCCCTGGGCGCTGACCTTCTCGTACGGCCGCGCCCTGCAGGCCTCGGCCCTCAAGGCCTGGGGCGGCAAGAAGGACAACACCAAGGCGGCCCAGGAGGAGTACGTCAAGAGAGCCCTGGTAGGTGGCacccggggacaccttggggacaccttggtggCGTTGGGGACGCCGTTGGGGTCTTGGGGACTTGGGGGTgtttgttgggttgggttgaccGTGGAGAGGTGGGAGCAGAGGAGCCACATCTGAGGTGGGTTCAGAGGGTGACGTGGGGATGTCTGGGgtctcggggacattggggacaccttggggaccttgAGAACACCTCAGGgacttggggaccttggggacattgaggagtcTTGGGGACGTTGGCTGTTCCTTGGGTTGGCCGTGGAGAGGTGGGAGCCACATCTGAGGTGTGTTCGGAGATTGAGGTGGGGACAATTCAGGGACATTTGGGatcttgaggacattggggacacctcaaGAACCTTgaggacacctcagggacattgaggggtCTTGGGGACGTTGGGTGTTCTTTGAGTTGGGTCAGCCATGGAGAGGTGGGAGCAGAGGAGCCACATCTCTGTAGGGTTCAGAGAATGAGGTGGGGATGTTTAGggtcttggggacaccttggggacattggggacaccatgggggtcTAGGGGTGTTGGGTGTTCCTTGAGTTGAGTTGACCATGGAGAGACGGGAGCCACATCTAAGGAGGGTTCAGAGGCTGaggtggggacactttggggttttggggacaccttgagggctttagggacaccttggggacattggggtcaccaATTGGGACTCCAAGATTTTGAGATGTTGGGTGTTCCTGGGGTTGGGTCAACCAGGGAGAGATGGGAGCAGAGGAGCCACATCTGAGGTGGCTTCAGAGGGTGAGGTGGGGatgtttggggacactggggacattggggacaccttggggacattgaggggttcAGGGTGTGGGAGTGGTGGGGTTGGCAGGAGGAGATTTGGGGGTGACACctcgtggggacacagggacagggacagggtggcccAGGAGgtcactggggaccttggggacagcagcgcccccagtgtccccaatgtccccactgtccccaacagCCCCAacaccctgagtgtccccaaatgtccccagtgtccccaatgtccccaatgtccccaacactcctggtgtccccaatgtcccaaacactcccaatgtccccaacatcctgaatgtccccaatgtccccaatgtccccattgtccccaatgtccccattgtccccaatgtcataaacacccccaatgtccccaacatcctgaatgtccccagtgtccccaatgtccccattgtccccaatgtccccattgtccccaatgtcataaacacccccaatgtccccaacatcctgaatgtccccagtgtccccaacgctCCCAGTGTCCTAAacacccttggtgtccccaatgtccccagtgtcaccagtgtgtccccagctgtccccgatgtccccaatgtccccagtgtccccagtgtgtccccagctgtccccgatgtccccaatgtgtcccctgtgtccctgatgtccctgctgtcccctgcgtccctgatgtccccaatgtccccagtgtccccagctgtccccaatgtgtcccctgcgtccccgatgtccccaatgtccccagtgtcccctgtgtccctgctgtccccagctgtccccgatgtccccaacgtgtcccctgtgtccccaggccaaCTCCCTGGCGTGCCAGGGTAAGTACACCCCCAGCGGCACCGCGGGGGCGGCGGCCAGCGAGTCCCTGTTCGTGTCCAACCACGCCTACTGAGAGGTGGACATCTctgaccatccatggacacccctgaccatccatggacaccCCTGACCTTctgctgaccatccatggacCTCCCTGACCTTctgctgaccatccatggacaccCCTGACCTTctgctgaccatccatggacatcactgaccacctgctgaccatccatggacCTCCTCTGGACACCCCATCCATCCACACCCACTGCCCAGCGAGTCCCTGTTCGTGTCCAACCACGCCTACTGAGAGGTGGACATCTctgaccatccatggacaccCCTGGCCATCCATGGACATCCctgaccatccatggacatccctgaccatccatggacatcactgaccttctgctgaccatccatggacaccCCTGACCTTctgctgaccatccatggacatcAGTGACCACCTGCTGACTATCCATGGACCTCCCTGACCTTctgctgaccatccatggacaccCCTGACCTTctgctgaccatccatggacatcAGTGACCACctgctgaccatccatggacCTCCTCTGGACACCCCATCCATCCACACCCACTGCCCAGCGAGTCCCTGTTTGTGTCCAACCACGCCTACTGAGAGCTGCACATCTGCACATCTCctgaccatccatggacaccCCTGACCACctgctgaccatccatggacCTCCCTGACCTTctgctgaccatccatggacaccCCTGACCACctgctgaccatccatggacCTCCCTGACCACctgctgaccatccatggacCTCCCTGACCTTctgctgaccatccatggacCTCCTCTGGACACCCCATCCATCCACACCCACTGCCCAGCGAGTCCCTGTTCGTGTCCAACCACGCCCACTGAGAGATGGACATCCCTGACCACCCATGGACATCCCTGACCACCCATGGACATCCCTGACTACCCATGGACATCCCTGACTACCCATGGACATCACTGACCACCCATGGACATCCctgaccatccatggacaccACTGACCACCCATGGACATCCCTGACCACCCATGGACATCCCTGACCACCCATGGACATCCCTGACTACCCATGGACATCCCTGACTACCCATGGACATCACTGACCACCCATGGACATCACTGACCACCCATGGACATCCctgacca
The sequence above is drawn from the Melospiza melodia melodia isolate bMelMel2 unplaced genomic scaffold, bMelMel2.pri scaffold_28, whole genome shotgun sequence genome and encodes:
- the LOC134433957 gene encoding fructose-bisphosphate aldolase A isoform X2 — translated: MSPPVPALSPEQKKELAAIAQRIVAPGKGILAADESTGSIAKRLSSVGAENTEENRRWYRQLLFTADKRVEPCIGGVILFHETMYQKADDGRPFPQVIKDKGALVGIKVDKGVVPLAGTNGETTTQGLDGLMERCAQYKKDGADFAKWRCVLKITAHTPTRLAVMENANVLARYASICQQNGIVPIVEPEILPDGDHDLKTCQYVTEKVLAAVYKALSDHHVYLEGTLLKPNMVTAGHACATKYSPEEIAMATVTALRRTVPPAVPGITFLSGGQSEEEASINLNAINRCPLPRPWALTFSYGRALQASALKAWGGKKDNTKAAQEEYVKRALANSLACQGKYTPSGTAGAAASESLFVSNHAY
- the LOC134433957 gene encoding fructose-bisphosphate aldolase A isoform X1; protein product: MSPPVPALSPEQKKELAAIAQRIVAPGKGILAADESTGSIAKRLSSVGAENTEENRRWYRQLLFTADKRVEPCIGGVILFHETMYQKADDGRPFPQVIKDKGALVGIKVDKGVVPLAGTNGETTTQGLDGLMERCAQYKKDGADFAKWRCVLKITAHTPTRLAVMENANVLARYASICQQNGIVPIVEPEILPDGDHDLKTCQYVTEKVLAAVYKALSDHHVYLEGTLLKPNMVTAGHACATKYSPEEIAMATVTALRRTVPPAVPGITFLLGGQSEEEPPSTSTPPTAVPNVPNVPELCLSCVTVPRLVSQCPLNVPAGITFLSGGQSEEEASINLNAINRCPQCPQCPRAVSELCHCPQAGVTVLSPMSPQGSRSCRVARVRRSLHQPQRHQPLSPMSPVSPSCV
- the LOC134433957 gene encoding fructose-bisphosphate aldolase A isoform X3, yielding MSPPVPALSPEQKKELAAIAQRIVAPGKGILAADESTGSIAKRLSSVGAENTEENRRWYRQLLFTADKRVEPCIGGVILFHETMYQKADDGRPFPQVIKDKGALVGIKVDKGVVPLAGTNGETTTQGLDGLMERCAQYKKDGADFAKWRCVLKITAHTPTRLAVMENANVLARYASICQQNGIVPIVEPEILPDGDHDLKTCQYVTEKVLAAVYKALSDHHVYLEGTLLKPNMVTAGHACATKYSPEEIAMATVTALRRTVPPAVPGITFLLGGQSEEEPPSTSTPPTAVPNVPNVPELCLSCVTVPRLCHCPQAVPVSPGWCHSAVPRLVSQCCPQCPRRDHVPVGWPE